A single window of Coffea eugenioides isolate CCC68of chromosome 7, Ceug_1.0, whole genome shotgun sequence DNA harbors:
- the LOC113778490 gene encoding MICOS complex subunit MIC60, with the protein MLRRSILRLSSCRLDGRIPIQITSQIPSYLSSRRAMSAASQHNEPQGPGSADKAESGSSLPKILVGGVALGAVVMGAYHTGYLDRFFAKEPHGTAESAKVAAVSEEQPDLREDSKKSLVDEDKIETIANLKYEQTSIPTPKMEHEEKSMSSDSDPSPREDLSRRQEESHFHMKDKPDLKSDDINHIQEEELPSSLGSGTQSDDLSANLGKPSEGSLTMNSSDVKVDSDQQKAVEMTPPFTRDDKAAAENETNSVPVQFNSQDSPKENLAGARRQTSSLLDDYNLKSDGNEPTLVSTSKSQGLPGTIEESYISEDGKLVIDFLQAIHAAEKRQAELDAHTFAEHKRMLKEKYEKELRDARARELMYAEREAILNKELNKERVKAAAALKSLQEKLEEKHKMELEIKKNEAELEMKKLQELAKAELASAIASEKAAQIEKMAEANVHINALCMAFYARSEEARQSHSVHKFALGALALEDALTKGLPIQKEMEALHTYLEGIDKDSLLDLVLSSIPEETRINGTDTVLQLNHKFDALKGTLRRYSLIPLGGGGILAHSLAHVASWLKVREADQSGDGIESLMNRVDSFLAEGKLSEAADALENGVKGTQAAEVVGDWVRRARNRAVTEQALTLLQSYATSISLT; encoded by the exons ATGTTGCGCAG GTCAATTTTGCGGCTTTCGTCATGTCGATTAGATGGAAGAATTCCTATCCAGATTACATCTCAG ATACCTTCATATCTTTCTTCCAGGAGAGCAATGTCAGCTGCATCTCAGCATAATGAACCTCAGGGACCAGGTTCAGCTGATAAAGCTGAGTCTGGGAGTTCTTTGCCAAAAATCTTGGTTGGAGGTGTTGCATTAGGTGCTGTAGTCATGGGAGCTTACCACACTGGTTATCTGGATAGATTTTTTGCTAAAGAGCCACATGGCACCGCGGAGTCTGCCAAGGTCGCTGCTGTTAGTGAAGAGCAACCGGATTTAAGGGAAGATAGTAAAAAATCCCTAGTTGATGAAGATAAGATAGAGACAATTGCTAATCTTAAATATGAGCAGACAAGTATACCAACTCCCAAAATGGAACACGAGGAGAAAAGCATGTCATCTGATTCAGATCCATCTCCAAGAGAAGATTTAAGTAGAAGACAGGAAGAAAGTCACTTTCACATGAAAGATAAGCCAGATTTGAAATCAGATGATATCAATCATATTCAAGAGGAAGAATTGCCCAGCTCCCTAGGAAGTGGTACTCAATCTGATGATTTAAGTGCTAATCTTGGTAAGCCTTCTGAAGGGAGTCTTACCATGAACAGTTCAGATGTCAAAGTTGATAGTGATCAGCAAAAGGCTGTTGAAATGACACCACCATTTACTCGGGATGATAAAGCTGCTGCTGAAAATGAGACGAATTCTGTGCCTGTTCAATTCAATAGCCAAGACTCACCTAAG GAGAATCTGGCCGGTGCACGAAGACAAACTAGTTCCCTCCTTGATGATTACAATTTGAAAAGCGATGGAAACGAACCCACATTGGTGTCAACCAGTAAATCTCAG GGTTTACCTGGGACTATCGAGGAGAGCTATATATCTGAGGATGGAAAACTCGTGATTGATTTTCTACAAGCCATTCATGCAGCTGAGAAACGACAAGCAGAGTTAGATGCTCATACTTTTGCTGAACATAAAAGAATGCTGAAG GAAAAGTATGAGAAGGAATTAAGGGATGCTAGGGCCAGGGAGCTTATGTATGCTGAAAGGGAAGCCATTCTGAATAAG GAATTAAACAAAGAAAGAGTAAAAGCAGCTGCAGCGCTTAAatcacttcaagaaaaattgGAGGAGAAACATAAAATGGAGCTTGAAATCAAG AAAAATGAAGCAGAATTGGAGATGAAAAAATTGCAGGAGCTAGCCAAAGCGGAATTGGCTTCAGCAATTGCAAGTGAGAAGGCAGCCCAAATCGAGAAAATGGCTGAAGCAAATGTTCAT ATAAATGCCTTGTGCATGGCATTTTATGCACGCTCTGAGGAGGCTCGCCAGAGTCATTCTGTTCACAAGTTTGCTTTG GGAGCTCTTGCACTGGAAGATGCCCTGACCAAGGGTCTGCCAATTCAGAAGGAAATGGAGGCTCTGCATACTTACCTCGAAGGCATTGACAAAGACTCACTTTTAGATTTAGTTCTATCATCAATTCCTGAAGAGACACGGATAAATGGTACTGACACTGTGTTGCAGTTGAATCATAAG TTTGATGCCTTGAAAGGGACATTAAGGCGTTACAGCTTAATTCCACTTGGAGGAGGCGGGATTTTGGCACATTCATTGGCTCATGTTGCTTCCTGGCTGAAG GTTCGGGAAGCTGACCAGTCTGGTGATGGAATTGAATCTCTCATGAACAGAGTTGATAGCTTCTTAGCTGAAGGAAAACTCAGTGAAGCTGCTGATGCCCTTGAGAATGGTGTAAAAGGAACCCAAGCAGCAGAAGTTGTTGGTGATTGGGTTCGGCGAGCGAGGAACAGAGCTGTTACGGAGCAAGCTTTAACCCTTTTACAATCATATGCTACATCCATTAGCCTGACGTAA
- the LOC113776746 gene encoding alkane hydroxylase MAH1-like: protein MATIAYIFAFSNSIALVIIAAVAFLLFLCFCPRNGQPRNWPLIGMLPMLLLTSFIFDSVTEVLEFCGGTFEFKGPWFGNRDMIFTADPANVQHLLSTNFSNYPKGPDTRRIFSAYGQILFAADQKDWRFHRKFGLAFFHNQQLQHFTVRINQEVLEKGLVPVLDHASEHGITIDLQDVFQRAMLDATFMMISGKNRGSLCVGLPKDVVLEALHDASDVILLRHILPERFWMFQRWLGVGAEKRLSKACEVLDEAAAECIKIWKEQTGNISKSEHGEESLDAITFFYNGKEFLESVGGQDYTMREIVKGIIFAGTDTASPVLSWFFWLLSKNPIVESKIREDLATSEAPDPARFWDEKKISYSVIHYRCSAQNIPRFSAILVFGDSAVDPGNNNYITTIAKGNHAPYGINFPGKISTGRFSDGKLVPDLLASMLGLKETIPPFLQPKLSDQELLTGVSFASAAAGFDDETFASKHNSNVQATTIS from the exons ATGGCAACAATTGCATACATATTTGCATTTTCAAATTCTATAGCTCTAGTTATCATTGCAGCGGTTGCCTTTCTACTCTTTCTTTGTTTCTGCCCGAGGAATGGGCAACCCCGTAATTGGCCCCTCATTGGGATGTTGCCCATGCTGCTGCTAACCAGTTTTATATTTGACAGTGTCACTGAAGTTTTAGAGTTCTGTGGCGGCACCTTTGAGTTCAAAGGACCTTGGTTTGGCAACAGGGATATGATTTTCACCGCTGATCCCGCGAACGTGCAGCATTTATTGAGTACAAACTTCTCCAATTATCCCAAGGGTCCCGACACCAGAAGGATTTTCTCGGCCTACGGGCAGATCCTATTTGCCGCGGACCAAAAGGATTGGAGATTTCATAGGAAATTCGGTCTCGCTTTTTTCCACAACCAACAGTTGCAACATTTCACGGTTAGGATAAACCAGGAAGTTCTTGAAAAAGGGCTTGTTCCAGTTTTGGATCATGCTTCTGAACACGGGATTACGATAGATTTGCAAGATGTGTTCCAAAGGGCTATGCTTGATGCAACATTCATGATGATCAGTGGCAAAAACCGCGGCTCCCTCTGCGTTGGACTGCCAAAAGATGTTGTTTTGGAAGCCTTGCATGATGCTAGTGATGTGATATTGCTTCGCCATATTCTCCCAGAAAGATTTTGGATGTTCCAAAGGTGGCTAGGAGTTGGTGCAGAGAAGAGACTCAGTAAAGCTTGCGAAGTCTTGGATGAAGCAGCAGCAGAATGCATCAAGATTTGGAAAGAGCAAACCGGCAATATTTCCAAATCCGAGCATGGTGAGGAAAGTTTGGATGCAATCACATTTTTTTACAATGGGAAGGAGTTCCTGGAATCAGTTGGGGGGCAAGACTACACTATGAGAGAAATTGTAAAAGGAATTATATTTGCAGGAACGGATACAGCTTCACCAGTTTTATCTTGGTTTTTTTGGCTTCTTTCGAAGAACCCCATTGTTGAATCCAAGATTAGAGAAGATCTTGCG ACTAGTGAGGCCCCTGATCCAGCTAGATTTTGGGATGAAAAGAAGATATCGTATTCTGTGATTCA TTACAGATGCAGTGCCCAAAACATTCCAAGATTCAGTGCCATACTTGTCTTTGGTGATTCGGCCGTCGATCCCGGCAACAATAATTACATAACCACAATAGCTAAAGGCAACCATGCTCCATATGGCATAAACTTCCCTGGTAAAATTTCGACTGGGAGATTTTCTGATGGAAAACTCGTCCCAGATCTTCTGGCATCCATGTTAGGCCTCAAGGAAACAATCCCGCCGTTTTTGCAGCCAAAACTATCGGATCAAGAACTGCTCACAGGTGTCTCCTTTGCATCAGCTGCTGCAGGATTTGATGATGAAACCTTTGCTAGCAAACATAATTCCAATGTCCAAGCAACCACAATATCTTAA
- the LOC113777875 gene encoding protein CELLULOSE SYNTHASE INTERACTIVE 1 — MKMGSRDRSNMEDPDGTLASVAQCIEQLRQNSSSIQEKEYSLRQLLELIDTRENAFSAVGSHSQAVPVLVSLLRSGSLGVKMQAATVLGSLCKENELRVKVLLGGCIPPLLGLLKSSSAEGQIAAAKTIHAVSQGGAKDHVGSKIFSTEGVVPVLWEQLAKGLKTGNVVDDLLTGALRNLSSSTERFWTATIEVGGVDILVKLLKTGQSSTQANVCFLLACMMMEDASICSGVLAAEATKQLLKLLGPGNDPSVRAEAAAALKSLSAQCKEARKDIANCNGIPALINATIAPSKEFMQGEFAQALQENAMCALANISGGLSYVISSLGQSLESCTSPAQVADTLGALASALMIYDSKAETARASDPLEVEQTLVKQFKPNLAFLVKERTIEALASLYGNTVLSSKLANSDAKRLLVGLITMATNEVQDELIKSLLILCKNEGSLWYALQGREGIQLLISLLGLSSEQQQECSVALLCLLSNENDESKWAITAAGGIPPLVQILETGSAKAKEDSATILGNLCNHSEDIRACVESADAVPALLWLLKNGSSHGKEIAAKTLNHLIHKSDTATISQLTALLISDLPESKVYVLDALRSLLSVVPINDMLREGSAANDAIETMVKILGSTKEETQANSASALAGIFELRKDLRESNIAIKTLLSAMKLLNEESENILVESSRCLAAVFLSIKENRDVAAVARDALPSLVVLANSSNLQVAEQAVCALANLLLDREVSEKAVPEEIILPATRILRDGRMGGKTHAAAAIARLLHSREVDSSLTDCVNRAGTLLALVSFLESADSCSPAMSGALDALACLSRSEGANGHIKPAWVVLAELPDSITPIVLCIADATPLLQDKAIEILSLLCRAQPIVLGNAVASASGCISAIAERVISTSAARIKIGGAALLVCTAKMNHQKVVEDLNASTLCTRLVQSLVGMLSSVQFCHLENQRGKGAISICRNIKEEASKGEVEKNTTAIYGVNIAIWLLSALASRDEKSKIETMEAGAVEILTEKISQSLSRYSQNDFSEDSSIWICALMLAVLFQDRDIIRSNATMKAIPVLANFLKSEEPANRYFAAQVMASLVCNGSRGTLLSVANSGAAAGLISLLGCADADIGDLLELSEEFFLVRYPDQVALERLFRVDDIRVGATSRKAIPALVDLLKPIPDRPGAPFLALGLLIQLAKDCPSNKVVMVESGALEALTKYLSLSPQDTTEEAATDLLGILFSTAEIRKHESAFAAVSQLVAVLRLGGRAARYSAAKALESLFTADHIRNAESARQAVQPLVEILNTGLEKEQHAAIAALVRLLSENPSRALAVADVEMNAVDVLCRILSSNCSMELKGDAAELCSVLFGNTRIRSTMAAARCVEPLVSLLVTEFSPAHHSVVRALDKLLDDEQLAELVAAHGAVIPLVGLLYGRNYLLHEGISRALVKLGKDRPACKMEMVKAGVIESILDILHEAPDFLCAAFAELLRILTNNSSIAKGPSAAKVVEPLFMLLTRPDFGPDGQHSTLQVLVNILEHPQCRADYNLTAHQAIEPLVPLLDSPASAVQQLAAELLSHVLLEENLQKDPVTQQVIGPLVRVLGSGIPILQQRAVKALVGVALTWPNEIAKEGGVAELSKVVLQADPLLPHALWESAASVLSSILQFSSDFYLEVPVAVLAKLLRSGSDSTVLGALNALLVLESDDSTSAQAMAESGAIEALLELLRCHQCEETAARLLEVLLNNVKIRETKATKSAILPLSQYLLDPQTQGQQARLLATLALGDLFQNEALARTADAVAACRALVNLLEDQPTEEMKVVAICALQNLVMYSRSNKRAVAEAGGVQVVLDLIGASDPDTSVQAAMFIKLLFSNNTIQEYASSETVRAITAAIEKDLWATGTVSEEYLKALNALFGNFPRLRATEPATLSIPHLVTSLKTGSEASQEAALDALFLLRQAWSACPAEVSRAQSIAAADAIPLLQYLIQSGPPRFQEKAEFLLQCLPGTLVVIIKRGNNMRQSVGNPSVYCKLTLGNTPPRQTKVVSTGPNPEWEESFAWSFESPPKGQKLHISCKNKSKMGKSSFGKVTIQIDRVVMLGAVAGEYTLLPESKSGPSRNLEIEFQWSNNNHATVLLTEQQN; from the exons ATGAAGATGGGTTCAAG AGACCGTAGTAACATGGAGGATCCAGATGGTACATTAGCAAGTGTTGCTCAATGCATTGAGCAATTGCGCCAGAACTCTTCATCTATACAAGAAAAAGAGTATTCCTTGAGGCAATTGCTGGAACTTATAGATACACGTGAGAATGCTTTCAGCGCTGTTGGATCACATTCTCAGGCAGTCCCAGTGCTTGTGTCGCTTCTTCGTTCAGGATCACTTGGAGTGAAGATGCAAGCTGCTACTGTCTTAGGCTCCTTATGTAAAGAGAATGAATTACGGGTAAAAGTCTTACTTGGTGGTTGCATTCCTCCACTGCTTGGTCTTCTGAAATCAAGTTCAGCAGAAGGTCAGATTGCAGCGGCAAAGACCATACATGCTGTATCTCAAGGTGGTGCTAAGGACCATGTTGGGTCAAAAATTTTTTCCACTGAAGGGGTTGTGCCAGTGCTTTGGGAGCAATTGGCAAAGGGACTCAAGACTGGAAATGTAGTTGATGACTTGTTAACTGGAGCTTTGCGGAACCTATCTAGCAGCACAGAGAGATTCTGGACAGCAACGATAGAAGTTGGAGGAGTAGATATACTTGTGAAGCTgctcaaaacagggcagtcAAGTACCCAAGCCAATGTTTGCTTTCTCCTGGCATGTATGATGATGGAAGATGCATCTATTTGTTCAGGGGTCTTAGCTGCTGAGGCCACAAAACAGCTCCTCAAATTACTTGGACCTGGCAATGATCCCTCTGTTAGAGCAGAAGCTGCAGCTGCTCTTAAATCTCTTTCTGCACAGTGCAAAGAGGCGAGGAAGGATATAGCAAATTGCAATGGTATACCTGCTTTAATAAATGCTACAATAGCCCCTTCAAAAGAATTCATGCAGGGTGAGTTTGCTCAAGCTTTGCAAGAGAATGCAATGTGTGCTCTGGCCAATATTTCTGGTGGCTTATCGTATGTCATTTCCAGTCTTGGTCAAAGCCTCGAATCATGCACCTCTCCTGCACAGGTGGCTGACACATTAGGGGCTTTGGCTTCAGCTCTCATGATATATGATAGTAAAGCAGAAACTGCTAGAGCATCAGATCCGCTAGAGGTGGAGCAGACACTGGTTAAGCAATTTAAACCTAACTTAGCATTTCTGGTGAAGGAGCGAACAATAGAAGCCCTTGCCAGTCTGTATGGTAATACGGTACTCTCAAGTAAACTTGCAAATTCTGATGCAAAACGCCTGCTTGTTGGTTTGATTACCATGGCAACTAATGAAGTTCAAGATGAGTTGATTAAGTCCCTTCTCATTCTCTGCAAGAATGAGGGTAGTTTATGGTATGCCCTTCAGGGTCGTGAAGGGATCCAGCTATTGATATCACTTCTTGGTCTTTCATCAGAGCAGCAACAAGAGTGCTCTGTTGCATTACTTTGTCTTCTATctaatgaaaatgatgaaagtaaATGGGCTATAACAGCCGCTGGTGGCATACCTCCACTTGTTCAAATTTTGGAGACGGGGTCTGCAAAAGCCAAGGAAGATTCTGCTACCATACTTGGAAACCTGTGTAACCATAGTGAAGATATACGAGCATGTGTTGAAAGTGCTGATGCTGTTCCAGCTTTGTTATGGCTGCTAAAAAATGGTAGCTCCCATGGAAAGGAGATTGCTGCAAAGACTTTAAATCATTTGATTCACAAATCAGATACAGCAACCATCAGCCAACTTACAGCACTATTAATTAGCGATCTTCCTGAATCTAAGGTCTATGTCTTGGATGCATTAAGAAGTCTGCTTTCTGTGGTCCCCATCAATGACATGCTCCGTGAAGGTAGTGCTGCAAATGATGCAATTGAAACAATGGTAAAAATCTTGGGCTCGACTAAGGAAGAGACTCAAGCTAACTCTGCATCAGCTCTTGCTGGTATCTTTGAACTGAGGAAGGATCTGCGAGAAAGTAACATTGCCATTAAAACTCTTTTGTCAGCAATGAAGCTGCTAAATGAAGAATCAGAGAACATCTTAGTAGAGTCTTCCAGATGCCTAGCTGCAGTATTTCTTTCAATCAAAGAGAACCGTGATGTGGCTGCTGTTGCTAGAGATGCATTACCCTCATTGGTTGTGCTTGCCAATTCTTCAAACTTGCAAGTAGCTGAGCAGGCTGTATGTGCTTTGGCAAATCTTCTTTTGGACCGTGAAGTTTCAGAGAAAGCTGTTCCTGAGGAAATCATTTTGCCTGCTACTAGAATTTTGCGTGATGGAAGAATGGGAGGAAAGACCCACGCTGCAGCAGCAATTGCCCGGCTTCTCCATTCTCGTGAAGTTGACTCTTCCTTGACTGATTGTGTAAATCGGGCTGGAACACTTCTTGCATTGGTGTCTTTCCTTGAATCTGCAGATAGCTGTTCTCCTGCTATGTCAGGGGCTTTAGATGCTTTGGCTTGTCTCTCTAGGTCAGAAGGAGCTAATGGGCACATTAAACCTGCATGGGTTGTTCTTGCTGAGTTGCCAGATAGCATAACCCCAATAGTCTTGTGCATTGCTGATGCAACACCATTGTTGCAGGACAAAGCGATAGAAATACTTTCTCTGCTTTGCCGTGCTCAGCCTATCGTTTTGGGAAATGCAGTTGCCTCCGCCTCTGGATGTATTTCTGCTATTGCAGAAAGGGTCATAAGTACCTCAGCTGCAAGGATCAAAATAGGAGGAGCTGCACTTCTTGTTTGCACTGCAAAAATGAATCACCAAAAAGTGGTAGAAGATCTAAATGCATCAACTTTATGCACTCGACTGGTTCAATCTCTTGTTGGAATGCTGAGCTCTGTACAGTTTTGTCATCTTGAAAATCAGAGGGGTAAAGGAGCCATCAGCATTTGCAGGAATATCAAAGAAGAAGCAAGTAAAGGAGAAGTGGAGAAGAATACAACAGCTATTTATGGTGTCAACATAGCCATATGGCTACTTTCTGCTCTTGCTAGTCGTGATGAAAAAAGTAAAATCGAGACTATGGAGGCTGGAGCAGTTGAAATTCTTACTGagaaaatttcccaatctctaTCACGATACTCTCAG AATGATTTTAGCGAGGACAGTAGCATATGGATTTGTGCCTTAATGCTGGCAGTTTTATTTCAAGATAGAGACATCATACGATCAAATGCAACAATGAAAGCTATACCAGTGCTAGCTAATTTCTTGAAATCAGAGGAGCCAGCAAACAGATACTTTGCTGCCCAAGTTATGGCCAGCCTTGTCTGTAATGGCAGCAGGGGAACCCTTCTATCGGTTGCAAATTCAGGGGCTGCGGCAGGACTTATATCCTTGCTTGGTTGTGCTGATGCTGATATAGGAGACCTTTTAGAATTATCAGAGGAATTCTTTTTGGTGCGTTATCCAGATCAAGTTGCTCTTGAAAGATTGTTTAGAGTTGATGACATAAGGGTTGGTGCTACTTCTAGAAAAGCTATTCCAGCTCTTGTTGATTTGTTAAAACCAATTCCAGATCGTCCAGGTGCTCCTTTTCTAGCTCTTGGACTTctgatccaacttgctaaagACTGTCCTTCAAATAAGGTTGTAATGGTAGAGTCAGGTGCATTAGAAGCTCTGACTAAATATTTGTCACTGAGCCCACAAGATACAACTGAAGAAGCTGCTACTGATCTTCTGGGTATTCTTTTTAGCACTGCTGAAATACGGAAACATGAATCTGCATTTGCTGCTGTTAGTCAACTTGTGGCAGTGCTACGTTTAGGTGGAAGAGCTGCAAGATATAGTGCAGCCAAGGCCTTAGAAAGCCTTTTCACTGCAGATCATATAAGGAATGCTGAATCAGCCAGGCAAGCTGTTCAACCTTTGGTCGAAATTCTAAATACTGGTTTGGAGAAGGAGCAACATGCTGCTATTGCTGCACTGGTTAGGCTGCTCAGTGAGAATCCATCAAGAGCCCTTGCAGTTGCAGATGTTGAGATGAATGCTGTAGACGTTCTTTGCAGGATTCTCTCATCCAATTGCTCCATGGAATTGAAAGGTGATGCCGCTGAGTTATGCTCTGTTCTTTTCGGAAATACAAGAATCAGATCCACGATGGCTGCAGCTCGCTGTGTGGAGCCTCTGGTTTCTCTCCTCGTCACTGAGTTTAGTCCTGCTCATCATTCTGTTGTTCGTGCATTGGACAAACTATTAGATGATGAACAACTTGCAGAGCTGGTTGCCGCACATGGTGCAGTTATTCCCCTTGTCGGCCTCCTTTATGGTCGAAATTATTTGCTTCATGAGGGTATCTCCAGAGCTCTTGTGAAGTTGGGTAAAGACAGGCCAGCTTGTAAGATGGAAATGGTGAAAGCTGGGGTGATTGAAAGCATACTTGATATCCTTCATGAAGCTCCTGATTTCCTGTGTGCTGCTTTTGCTGAATTACTCAGAATACTTACCAACAATTCTAGTATTGCCAAGGGTCCATCTGCAGCAAAAGTAGTTGAGCCTCTGTTCATGTTGTTGACAAGGCCTGACTTTGGACCTGATGGACAACACAGTACTTTACAGGTTCTTGTGAATATTTTGGAGCATCCACAGTGCCGTGCTGATTACAATTTAACGGCTCACCAAGCAATTGAACCACTGGTTCCTCTACTTGATTCTCCTGCCTCAGCTGTGCAACAGTTGGCAGCTGAGCTTCTTTCGCATGTGCTCCTTGAAGAGAATCTTCAAAAGGACCCAGTAACACAGCAAGTCATCGGTCCTCTTGTACGAGTTCTTGGTTCTGGTATACCCATTTTGCAGCAGAGAGCAGTGAAGGCACTTGTTGGTGTTGCGCTAacttggccaaatgaaattgcAAAAGAGGGTGGCGTTGCTGAGCTGTCCAAAGTGGTATTACAAGCTGATCCTTTGCTCCCTCATGCCTTGTGGGAGTCTGCTGCTTCTGTTCTGTCTAGTATTCTACAGTTTAGTTCGGATTTTTATTTGGAAGTGCCAGTTGCAGTGTTGGCAAAGTTGCTTCGATCAGGTTCAGACAGCACAGTACTTGGTGCATTAAATGCCCTTCTGGTTTTGGAGAGTGATGACTCTACAAGCGCTCAAGCAATGGCTGAAAGTGGTGCTATAGAGGCTCTTCTGGAGCTTCTCAGATGTCATCAATGTGAAGAAACTGCTGCAAGGCTTCTTGAAGTGTTGTTGAACAATGTCAAAATCAGAGAAACAAAAGCTACCAAATCTGCAATTTTACCGCTATCACAGTATCTCTTGGATCCACAAACCCAAGGTCAACAAGCAAGATTACTGGCGACTCTTGCTCTGGGTGACCTCTTTCAGAATGAAGCTCTTGCTCGTACTGCAGATGCTGTTGCTGCCTGCCGGGCATTGGTCAATTTGCTTGAGGATCAACCAACAGAAGAAATGAAGGTTGTGGCCATCTGTGCCTTGCAGAACCTTGTTATGTATAGCCGGTCAAATAAAAGAGCAGTTGCAGAGGCTGGTGGCGTTCAGGTGGTGCTGGATCTCATTGGTGCTAGTGACCCTGATACATCAGTTCAGGCTGCAATGTTTATTAAACTTCTTTTCTCGAATAATACCATTCAAGAGTATGCTTCAAGTGAAACTGTCAGAGCTATAACTG CTGCAATTGAGAAAGATTTATGGGCAACTGGAACAGTAAGCGAAGAGTATCTGAAGGCTCTGAATGCTCTCTTTGGCAACTTCCCTCGTCTGAGGGCTACAGAACCTGCAACACTAAGTATTCCACATCTGGTTACATCACTTAAGACTGGATCAGAGGCAAGTCAAGAAGCCGCATTGGATGCATTGTTTCTTCTCAGGCAAGCTTGGTCAGCATGCCCAGCTGAAGTCTCCCGAGCACAATCAATTGCTGCTGCTGATGCTATTCCCTTGTTGCAATATCTGATACAATCAGGACCACCTCGGTTTCAGGAGAAGGCAGAATTCTTGTTGCAATGCCTGCCGGGAACACTAGTGGTAATTATTAAGCGAGGCAACAATATGAGGCAGTCAGTTGGCAACCCAAGTGTTTATTGCAAGCTGACACTTGGAAACACACCACCTCGACAAACTAAG GTTGTATCAACTGGTCCTAATCCAGAGTGGGAAGAGAGCTTTGCGTGGTCCTTTGAAAGTCCTCCCAAAGGCCAGAAACTTCACATATCATGCAAGAATAAGAGCAAAATGGGAAAG AGCTCATTTGGAAAGGTAACAATCCAGATTGACCGTGTCGTGATGCTAGGTGCTGTTGCCGGGGAGTATACTCTGCTACCTGAAAGCAAAAGTGGACCttcaagaaatctggaaatagAATTCCAGTGGTCTAATAATAATCATGCTACAGTACTTTTAACTGAACAGCAAAACTAG
- the LOC113776745 gene encoding GDSL esterase/lipase At2g40250-like, producing MNSEAQSYNEKLMKLLSHIQSKFPGSKLVYTDTYNPLMDTIRHPQRYGFVETTRGCCGTGYMESGWPSCNPLTPVQEDAKKVYLPPETEAVFGKPFSVEKLLRFP from the exons ATGAACTCAGAGGCTCAATCCTATAATGAGAAGCTGATGAAGCTGCTATCCCACATCCAGTCAAAATTTCCAGGGAGCAAACTTGTATATACAGACACCTATAATCCACTAATGGACACGATTAGGCATCCTCAAAGATACG GATTTGTGGAAACTACAAGAGGATGTTGTGGAACTGGATATATGGAAAGCGGATGGCCATCGTGTAATCCTCTCACTCCT GTACAAGAAGATGCTAAGAAAGTGTACTTGCCTCCAGAAACTGAGGCTGTGTTTGGAAAGCCATTTTCCGTCGAAAAATTGCTACGttttccgtga